The Dendropsophus ebraccatus isolate aDenEbr1 chromosome 11, aDenEbr1.pat, whole genome shotgun sequence genomic interval agtgcagctctggagtataacacaggatgtatctcaggatcagtataggataagtaatgtaatgtatgtacacagtgacctcaccagcagaatagtaagtgcagctctggggtattatACAATCTATAACTCTAAATCACCCGCTCTTTTGGTTTGTACAAGTTCACTGtcatgctgtatacacaaaaaaaacagGTCAGAGAAGGTTTTCCATGTATCATCTCAGCATGTTTTATTATAACATCACATAAAATAGGAGGTTACAGTTTGGTTTCTAGATAAACATACTGCAGTGAAGCGCTCAGTGATTGTGTCTAATAGACTATAAATAGTTAGACCCTTTGTACATGCACCCTATATATTTAGAATTTCCTGATAAATCATTCTATCCTTTTCCTTTTTTCAGATAAAATTTTTGTTGTTGATTTCTCATTCCCCTAGTGGTGAGAGGTAGGTACTACGAGTCATCTGAACCTTGCTTCTTCTTTTGAAATTTTCTGAACTGAGATTGTATTGCCACAGCTGCTTTCTCTGTTTCGGGGGCGTCCATGTCAATGTCAAAGTCCTCCTGAACTTTCTTCTGGTTATCTGTAAGGTAATAAGAAAAACAAAGTGTTATCTAtatgcatatataattatatacaggagatacccaggttataccagctgtacatatataattatatgcagaagataccaaggttataccagcctgttccatatcactatatacaggagatgcat includes:
- the PCP4 gene encoding calmodulin regulator protein PCP4 — translated: MSERQSSGAASVKDKKSSENDNQKKVQEDFDIDMDAPETEKAAVAIQSQFRKFQKKKQGSDDS